The Pedobacter roseus genome contains a region encoding:
- the pyrF gene encoding orotidine-5'-phosphate decarboxylase has product MTKQQLFEQIQKKRSFLCVGLDSSLDRIPKHLLKYENPILEFNKQIIDATKDLCVAYKPNTAFYECYGKKGWETLIETWKYIPQDVFSIADAKRGDIGNTSAMYAETFFNAASSEMSFDSVTVAPYMGSDSVTPFLNFKDKWVILLALTSNSGHADFQLQEIGEDKLFEKVLKTSQSWATDEQMMYVVGATRGAAFGDVRKLAPNHFLLVPGVGAQGGDLNEVCKYGLNSQCGLLINSSRGIIYAGQGEDFAEKAREEALKLQKEMEQILIKAELV; this is encoded by the coding sequence GATAGGATCCCAAAACACCTGTTAAAATATGAAAATCCGATTCTGGAATTTAATAAACAGATTATTGATGCCACTAAAGATCTTTGTGTTGCTTATAAACCCAATACTGCTTTTTATGAGTGTTACGGTAAAAAAGGATGGGAAACTTTGATCGAAACCTGGAAATACATTCCACAGGATGTTTTTTCCATTGCCGATGCCAAACGTGGCGATATTGGAAATACCTCTGCGATGTATGCCGAAACTTTTTTTAATGCGGCATCATCAGAAATGAGTTTCGATTCGGTTACCGTAGCGCCTTATATGGGCAGCGATTCGGTAACACCATTTTTAAATTTTAAAGATAAATGGGTAATCCTACTGGCTTTAACTTCCAATAGCGGGCATGCCGATTTTCAGTTACAGGAGATAGGTGAAGATAAACTTTTCGAAAAGGTGCTTAAAACATCACAAAGCTGGGCAACTGATGAGCAGATGATGTATGTGGTAGGGGCAACCCGTGGTGCAGCTTTTGGCGATGTACGTAAACTGGCACCTAATCACTTCTTGTTGGTGCCAGGTGTTGGCGCACAGGGTGGCGATTTGAATGAAGTATGTAAATACGGATTAAACTCACAGTGTGGTTTATTGATCAACTCTTCAAGAGGAATTATTTATGCCGGCCAGGGAGAAGATTTTGCAGAAAAGGCCAGGGAAGAGGCGCTGAAACTACAGAAAGAAATGGAGCAGATACTAATTAAGGCAGAATTGGTTTAG